AAAATAAATTACACCAATATATCTCAGTTCTCAGTTCTTCagatcacatttacattttagtaatttagcagacactcttatccagagtgacttacagtagtgagtgcatacattttcatactttttttcaCACCGGTCCCCAATGGGAATCGaatccacaaccctggtgttgcaagtgcaATGCTATACTGAACTGCACAGGACCATACGTCATCTCATTATATACTGACAATATCTTACTTTATCTAGACAATGTATCTCATCTCTCCCAAACGCTTTGAAGATCATAGACAAATTCAGCTCTATCTCAAGTTATAAAATGAATCTAACCAAATCTGCCCTACTGCCCCCCAAGAACCTGACAGAGGACCccatctctacttatggaatCCCAATCATTTCTCATTTTAAATATTAAATATTTAAGAATAGACATATTTCCTTCTTTAGATAAAACAATTGCCAAAAACTTAAAcagaataataaaaaaaaaagtttttatttatttaacctttatttaactaagtaaGAATGCTCAAATCAATTCAACCAGACCTCGGTAGATGTACTAACATCCCAGTCGCTCTACCGGCAGAATTGGTTTTCATGAGCCTTTCTTGCTATTGGGATAAAATCCACAGTGCATTTTCAAAATGTATATGGAGAGGTAAGAGACCCCAGATTAAATTAACACATTTACAGAGAGGGAAAGACTCTGGAGTGCTATCTGTTCCAAACTTCAAATTGTATTTCCAAGTACTAGCATTTCGCCCAATTATAAATTGGTTGAGACATGACTCTTCCGCTCCCTGGCTGAGAATAGAGATAACTATGATGGCTCCCATTGCACTGGAATAAGTGGTGTTCATTGATCTACTATCTCTTAAACAATGTAAACTATGCTTTGGCCCTGTTATTGCTCGAACTATTTCTATTTGGCGCAAAATTTAAAAACTATGCAATCGGGGAACTAAATGGCATACCCAGACTCCAATATTAAACAATAATGTCTTGCGATCGGGAAGACAGCACCCCAATGGTCCAAATGCGGTATCTGTAATCCATACCCTTGGTAATATCATGGATAGTAATGGCTTGAGGACATTGCAAGATCTGAAATAAGCATTTATATTACCAGGTGACTCTTTTTTTTCTTAATGATGATAGCCTCTTGAATATCTTCATTCAACCAGAGAAGATAACTGCTGAAAAATAAATGGGCTCTAAGATGGCAAccacctcactctctcccatttaACCAGTGGATACAGTTACTATTAGAAGATATAACATTACAATTATCGACAACaataatttattttatatatataccaTTGAAGGctagtgggaggagctataggaggatgggttcattgtaatggctgatGTGGCATGAAAGGAGCAGAATCAAACATGGtctccatatgtttgatgtgtttgataccgttccattccaaccattacaatgagcccgtcctcctatagctcctcccaccagcctccattgatatgtacattgccttcagaaagtattcataccctttgacttattgcCACCTACAGGCCAATCAGTGCCATTCTTTTTGACTAAGTTACTCATGGCCTGTAGTTTCTGTTTGCCGAATTGGAAAAAAAGTTACCAATCTATGCTGGAGTTATTTGATGTAAAGGAAAATAAATCTAAAATAACAATAGGTTTCACAGCTTTTTTGTGAATCCCTAATTAAACAATTGTATGAAACAAAAATGTTGGATGCTATTCAGTCACACTGGTAACCAActatgatatatattttttaacatttttgcctaaaatgacatacccaaatttaACTGCGTGTAgatcaggcccagaagcaaggaccTGGTAACATTTCAAATGAAACACTTGGAAGTGTGTGGAAATGTGAaaagaatgtaggagaatataacacattagatctggtaaaagataatacaaagaaaaaaacaaccataAAATGTAAAGCCCAGGTGCGATTTAGATATTGGccgctagatggcagcagtgtatgttaAAGGTTTTAGTCTGATCCAATGaaacattgcatttctgttccaaatgttgtatcaagacctcccaaatgtgcctaaattgtttattaataacttttcatgttcaaaactgtgcactctcctcaaacaataacatggtatTGTTTCACTGTAAttactactgtaaattggacagtgcagttagattaacaagaatttaaagtatatatttttaaaaaacatacaAGAAGCCTTCCCAGTGCTTACCTTGCCCATTTTTATTCTAGTGTTGTACATGTTTGCTAACTGTACTGCTGGTTGCTGCTCCTGAACAGACTTCCTACCTGGTTAACCCTTTATTTTATACCTGACCAAACCTAAAGAATCCCTAGCCTCATTGTTCAAACCCCTGACCCAGCAACATGCTACAGAAGCCTACTGAAGTGACTGAGGTGACGTCCACATTTCCAGGGACTGGACCCGTCAGTCTTTAGAAAAGGCTGTTTCTCAATTGGCTGTTTCTCAAACAAAGTAACATAAAGCCTTTTGAGAGTTTACAACACCTAGTAACATCCTTGACATTGGAAGTTCTCCATACATTGTGCAAAACTTTCTTACATTTTGTTTACAAGCCTATTTGAAAGATGCCTTTTATTAAATATTGATAATACATGGCTCAATGTTATATTGTAAGCTCATTTGATTTAAGACAAAAAACTAGAAATCACACATATTGCCTTAAGAGTGAAAGTCTGGGGTTAACTTGTTTGGTTAAACTTAATCTTCATTTGCTCCACATGtgccatactactatggctgaccctgtaacacaacacatttcactgcacctgtcctgtgtgtgacaataaaacatttatttaatacataATCAAAAGGGAGTTGTTACTTAACCTTTGCTTTTCATAATCATGATACTGGAGAAATTATTACAACATTTAAGAGATGTTATTTTGTCTTTTCTTAATATTTCAAATACATCAACAATCCATTTTGTTAATTTCTCACAAAAAAATAATTTGGTAACACTTATTTTAAAGAACTCTTAATTAATAAAGGGGTTTCAAAAGTAAAGTAGTTACTATAAGTGGTTTACAACTGCAAAAGAAAGAGATTTAGCGCTACCTTATTGTAAAGTGTGAACAGGAATTCATATTAGTATCTGTGTAAAAAATTATGGTAGCACTTTATTTACTCtactatgttgttgtttttttaaaatgtgtacaaattaataaaaagtaaaaagctgaaatgtcttgagtcaataagtagtAAGTTCAcgagtaaaaatgtgtttaacaagtcacataataagttgcatggactttgTGTGCAAtagtagtgtttaacatgatttttaatgactaccccatctctgtaccccactcaTACAATGATCTCTATggtccctcagtcgaacagtgagtttcaaacacaaattcaaccacaaagaccagagaggtttaccaatgccttgcaaagatacaaaatattggtagatgggtaaaaataaaattaaaagcagacattaaatatccctttgagcatggtgaagttattaattactctttggatggtgtatcaatatacccagtcactataaagaaaataggtgtccttcctaactcagttgccagagaggaaggaaaccacagggatttcactatgaggccaaacagagtttaatggctgtgattggaaAAAAtggaggatgaatcaacaacattgtagttacttcacagAACTAAActaattgacagagtaaaaagaaggaagcctgtaaagaataacaaatattctaaaacattcatcctgtttgcaacaaggcaccaaagtaatactgaaaagaaaaaattgtcctgaatacaaagtgttatgtttgaagcaaatccaatacagcacattactgagtaccactccccatatatgtattttttggctcagtctgctttccaccagacacagtaggacaataacctaaaacacaaggccaaatctgcactggagttgcttaccaagaagacagtgaatgttcctgagtggccgagttacagttttgacttaaatcgacttgaaaatctatgacaagacttgaaaaatgttgtctagcaatgatcaacaaccaatttgacagatctTGAAGTACTTCGAAAAGAATATTGGgcaaatccaggtgtggaaagctcttagacttacccagaaagactaacagctgtaatcgatgccaaaggtgcttctagaaagtattgactcaggggtgtgaatacttatgaaaattagatatttctgtatttcattttcaataaatgagtaaaaatgtctaaaaacatgttttcactttatcattatgagttattgtgtgtagatgggtgagaaaataaatatatctaaaccatttgaattcaggctgcaacacaaccAAACGtgcaataagtcaaggggtatgaatactttttgaaagTCTCAAAACCCAGGCAGTTTGTGTCATGTTCAGTGTAACTGCCGTTGAGTATAATTCTGATATATCATGGCTgcgttagacaggcagcccaattctgatctttgtttcactaattggtattttaaccaatcagatcagctctgaaaaatatctggTGCAAAAAGATCTGacgtgattggtcaaaagacaaattagcagaaaaaatatataagacTTGGgatgcctgtctaaacgcagcctatgAGAAACAAGGCCAGGCCACATAGTTATGACTCTGCTGACCCCTATTGTTCTCTGATTCACACTGCAGTTAAAAGACACAAGCTGAGTCCACAGATACCACTTACTGGTCTAGCTTCTCCACTCGATGAGAAAGGGAATTGAAAGGTGTTTCCATCTTGCATTCAAGAGGATTACATAGTTGTAATAACAAAGGCACATCTATGTTATTTTGAGAGTCCTACAAactgtatatatttaaaataagACAAAGGTTCACAAGACTGATTCTAAAACATTTATTTCCATGTCACAAAAACACCTTTGCATACCCCTGTGCATATTCATGCGCACACGTTTCACTGCCAGTGAAAAGAAGATATTACTCAGTCTCACAATACCGATGGTATCAGACAGTGTGCAACATTCTTCATTCACTCTTAACGGAAAACCTTGCATAGTACTGTGTAGCAGGCTCTTTCCACCGGTGCAAAGGTTCAGTCGAGCAGAGATTAAATTATGAAAATGACGTAATCATCGATCTCATGTAGGTTATATTTTGCACACTAGATTCATAGAAACCACACATACCAAGTTACAGTATATTAAATTCAAGTTATTTGATCTGTATTGCACTTCATTTTAACTCACTGTTGTTCTGCATAAAATGGATCAAGATGAATAAGACATTGCTGTAACGCCAACAGCAAAATACTTTGGTATATTCCAGCACATTTGAATGCCATTGGAAAATATCACTGTCCACACACAAGAATCCTGAAATACATTGGCTGGATGTGCCATCAATCTAAACATGTAGGAAGGCCTTATTGAAAACCATGGAGCCACAGTTATGACAGTGCCTATACAATATGCACTTCAGAGATTCTTTGTGTACATGCTCCAAATATCAGTCCCCCCTGTTGTTCATACATCCTCTGGAGTCTAGACCAATCAGTCTTGTTATGACTTCTTTACAGGTCTTGTCTCCAAGCAGTTCCTGTATGGAGTATTGACACAAATCTTTTCCGGCCACACTTTACATTAGAGAAAATAGTATTTCCTTTATGTTCATTTTAGGGGAATAACTTGTGTCTaaataacaacaaaaataaacaaaaaaagtaCTCCAAGTGCATGAAATTGCAAACCTGTTACATGTAACCTAataacattacattacacatGACTTTCCTTTGTATAAAGTAAGTAAGTAGCCTGGTCCAAGCCAGAATGGCCCATTGGGCAGGAGCCCATCTCCTGTATACGTAGCGTGAGCGTGATGCAGTTTGATCTACAAATACACCCCGTGGACAGGAACTAGCCTATCACAGGGCCTTCATTTATGTAAATCTAATGAAAATAAGTTTAAGTGTGGGCCAATTTCCTTTCCCCTCATTTCCCTGTCTTGTAATCGAAAAGGGAAAAAGTTGTTACTGCAGTTACCGTTATTGTAGTAATACCAACAATGCATTAACTGGCTGTCGTCATTGGCTTCAGCATCACCCCGGACAAGCTGCTGGAGAAGGCCTTCTTCATCCGCCTGTTCAGCCGCAAAGAGATTACCCTCCTGCAGCTCGCCAATGAGAAGTCGCTGCAGCAGAAGGGTATCACCGTCAAACAGAAGAGGTGAGTGAGGGCTAGAGAGACAGCATGAGCTCTATTGGGTCTAATTGAAATTGGAGAGTGCATTTACTTCTAGAGAAAtgattggggatcctaataaatcaaatcaaaatgtactCAAATCCACTGTCTAATTGAACATATGACTTCTTTCAAATGAATCTAAATTACACCGTAACTgtcttcagtgtttcccctaggatttgTTTCAGCAGTGGTGGCAAGGGTAGCGGGGGGTGGATTTctactagcgttagcgcaatgacatgctagctgttcccatagacttccagtcattgagtCAACGACTATCCATTTAAAAGTGTGTCTGGCAGAAATATATATTAAAACCAAAAATTACATCATTTTTTGCAGCAGTGGCAACAATTTCCACTCCTGCTAAATGAATATAGGAGAAACACTGGTCTTGGTGCTCTGGTTGCTGCCCTGATATCCGATGCTCTTGTGTCCAATGCTGGACACCTTCCTGCTGGTGCTGCCCCTCACTGCCCCTCCCTTCATTCTGACGCTACTACTCCCACCCTCGGACATGgtccttcctctccttttcttctcctcctcctcctcctccatccccctctccgcCTCCTCCTGCTGCAGGTTCCGGAGGTTCTGACAGTTGCATACCCGCTCCTCTGGCTGCTCCCCGGTGGGACGGAACCACTTCAATGAAGCGTAGACGAGCTCTGCGAAACTGGACAAGGCAGATATCACTCCCACGGCGAAGTAGAAACAGAGGAAGACTGTCTTCTCCATGGGGCGTGATACGAAGCAGTCCACCGTGTAGGGGCATGGGAAGCGGCTGCATGGGAACTGGGCCTCAACCCGGAAGCCGTACAGCCACCACTGACCGATCAGAAATCCCACTTCTGTCACCAAACGGAAGGCCACATTTATAACATAGAGTTGTCGGAGGTGGCGCTCTTCCCTGGCGGGGTTGCTAATCAGCTGGCTGAACCTTGGCTGGCTTAACTGCATGGTCCTCTTGTTGTGGTGGTGCATGGCGTACATGAGGAAAATGAGGGATGGCGTGGAGATGAGGACTATGTGGAACACCCAGAAGCGGTACTGGGAGATGGGGAAGGCATCATCATAACACACCTGCTTGCAGCCCGGCTGCAGTGTGTTACAGGAAAACTCCCCCTGCTCGTCTTCGAACAAGTCGCCGGCGACAGTGCCCAGGATGAGGATGCGGAAGACCAGCATGAGCAGCAGCCAGAAGCGGCCCAGCATAGGGGAGTGGACCTGGAGGGCATCGAAGAGGCTGCTGAGGAAGCTCCACTCACCCATGATGCGAGGACTCGGCCTGGGCTATTCTTCCTGGCTCTCTGGGGGTCTCTGGAGGTCTAGTGGAACTTATATTCAGTCTATTTTCAGAAATAGTTATCCCTCATGAGTTACTGGCACACAGGGTTGTCAAGTCAAAATGCCAAGTCTGCTCACAAGCCCTTCCTTAAGAAGTACTAAAATGGATGATAAAACCTGAACAGGGTGATTTACAGATCAAAGGCTAATTCCATGGACGTGTGTCCTTCACATGACCTGAAACAAGACAGATCAAATATTTGATTGTTTAACATgctgatttttttaaataaagataGCTATTCCAATATATTTCCTCATCCACATTACATTTAATTAATTAACACAAGCAAATACCTGTATTAGATGAGAAGTTGCTTCAACTCCTTTTAAGCTGCCTTAGGAAATTAACCAATTCAGTGAAAACCCCTGCTCCTTTCGTGATCTTAAATGACATTGAAGAACAGAGGTTTTGATTAGTTAAGAAGCACATAGGCAAAACAATATAGGTATATTATTGAATGTACTTAATATTACATACAAAACGACCCACACAAATATTTAACTTGCTCACATAGAGGTTAAACATACTCAGAGAACATACCAAACTTTTCAACCATATACATGGTAGATCGTCATAATAAGCCGATTCCTGTACAAGCCTGGTAGAAGTACTCTTTAGCCTCTGGCATACACACTCTGGGTGCCTTGTTTATGTGGGCAGGTGCCTTCTTTGATTTGGTACTTCTGCCTGAGGCAGCCTTGAATCAATGGGTAGCAGTCAATGAGTCATCAAAATATTGCCAGTCAATAAAAAAAAACTAAGATCCGTAGAAAAACCTTTAAACATTAGGTATTATATCATCCATCTATTAAAGGTGCAATGACAAAAAAATGGAGCCAACCTGTGTTGGTTCCCTCAGTGTGCTTCTCCTAGCAAGCCGACTATTACCACAGTCTAACTCCACGTTAGACAGTGATAATGGTTGGCTTTTAGTAGTCCGCTTGCTAGGGCGTCAACGAGGAAGGAAATTCCTGTCATGTCCTATCTGGGATATCAAAGTACACAAACATAATTAATGTTTACTCAAGAGTACATACTCTTGACTGATGACGGCTTTTCCTAATGGCAGGAAGAGTCAGCACTTCCCAATCGGCCTGAGCAGTTCACAAGGGAGAACACAGGAACACCCCAGCATCAATACACCACCTACTGggtaaaaactggttgaatcaatgttgttacCACGTAATTTCAACCAAAAAATATAATGTGATGAAGTtgatggaaaactgattggatttgaaaaaagccatcaacataagggaatttcatatttttccccaaaaatgttaagctaaatccaatgacatggtaaaatgttttgttgatttcacgttgaattcacattagttgacaactcaactaaatgtaaatcaaaactagacgttgaactgaagTCTGCGCCCAGTGGGCACTGGTAGACCTACTGATACGACAGCTGTGAGTGCTTTTGTATTGGGATTGGGTGGGCCGACCAGTCCCTGACTTTGTTTTAATTTTCAAATAGCCTAcacccctttcctgcagtcaaatgaacAATTCgtcctctagtggcctcatgggtggaatgtttgtaatatttttcataattaataaacattattatTAAACCTGCttaaaatccggtgtttctatgtcaaatgaacggttttgttatatttcagttttctgtgatatacagtggggagaacaagtatttgatacactgacgattttgcaggttttcctacttacaaagcatgtagaggtctgtaattttttatcataggtacacttcaactgtgagagacggaatctaaaacaaaaatccagaaaatcacattgtatgatttttaagtaattaatttgcattttattgcatgacataagtatttgatcacctaccaaccagtaagaattccggctctcacagacctgttagtttttctttaagaagccctcctgttctccactcattacctgtattaactgcacctgtttgaactcgttacctgtataaaagacacctgtccacacactcaatcaaacagactccaacctctccacaatggccaagaccagagagctgtgtaaggacatcagggataaaattgtagacctgcacaaggctgggatgggctacaggagaataggcaagcagcttggtgagaaggcaacaactgttggcgcaattattagaaaatggaagaagttcaagatgacggtcaatcaccctcggtctggggctccatgcaagatctcacctcgtggggcatcaatgatcatgaggaaggtgagggatcagcccagaactacacggcaggacctggtcaatgacctgaagagagctgggaccacagtctcaaagaaaaccattagtaacacactacaccgtcatggattaaaatcctgcagcgcacgcaaggtccccctgctcaagccagtgcatgtccaggcccgtctgaagtttgccaatgaccatctggatgatccagaggaggaatgggagaaggtcatgtggtctgatgagacaaaaatagagctttttggtctaaactccactcgccgtgtttggaggaagaagaaggatgagtacaaccccaagaacaccatcccaaccgtgaagcatggaggtggaaacatcattctttggggatgcttttctgcaaaggggacaggacgactgcaccgtattgaggggaggatggatggggccatgtatcgtgagatcttggccaacaacctccttccctcagtaagagcattgaagatgggtcgtggctgggtcttccagcatgacaacgacccgaaacacacagccagggcaactaaggagtggctccgtaagaagcatctcaaggtcctggagtggcctagccagtctccagacctgaacacaatagaaaatctttggagggagctgaaagtccgtattgcccagcgacagccccgaaacctgaaggatctggagaaggtctgtatggaggagtgggccaaaatccctgctgcagtgtgtgcaaacctggtcaagaactacaggaaacgtatgatctctgtaattgcaaacaaaggtttctgtaccaaatattaagttctgcttttctgatgtatcaaatacttatgtcatgcaataaaatgcaaatgaattacttaaaaatcatacaatgtgattttctggatttttgttttagattccgtctctcacagttgaagtgtacctatgataaaaattacagacctctacatgctttgtaagaaggaaaacctgcaaaattggcagtgtatccaatacatgttctccccactgtatatgaaatgtaatattgggatgcaaactcaaaattgaatacatttaaactctatatctgacatggtacaggtgtcttcagtttttaagcccataaccatgtatgTGAAGTG
This genomic stretch from Salvelinus namaycush isolate Seneca chromosome 4, SaNama_1.0, whole genome shotgun sequence harbors:
- the LOC120045384 gene encoding gap junction delta-3 protein-like produces the protein MGEWSFLSSLFDALQVHSPMLGRFWLLLMLVFRILILGTVAGDLFEDEQGEFSCNTLQPGCKQVCYDDAFPISQYRFWVFHIVLISTPSLIFLMYAMHHHNKRTMQLSQPRFSQLISNPAREERHLRQLYVINVAFRLVTEVGFLIGQWWLYGFRVEAQFPCSRFPCPYTVDCFVSRPMEKTVFLCFYFAVGVISALSSFAELVYASLKWFRPTGEQPEERVCNCQNLRNLQQEETQ